The Mesorhizobium sp. INR15 region TCGCCACTATCGCCAAGGGCATCGGCATCACCATCTTCGTCACCGTCGTTGCCTTCGCCATGGCGTCCGTGATCGGGCTCGGCATCGCGCTGATGGGCCTGTCCGGCTCGAACTGGCTGCGCCAGATCGCGCGTTTCTATGTCGAGATCATCCGTGGCGTGCCGATCCTGGTGCTGTTGTTCTGGATCGCCTTTGCCGGAGCCCCGGCCTTCGTCGCCGCCTGGAATGCGCTGACCGCGCCGCTGCAGAATGCCGGGTTCTTCGGTGAGTTGCTGGTGCGCGACGTCTCGCTGCTTTGGCGCGCCATCATGGCGCTGACCATCGGCTACTCAGCCTTCATCTCGGAGGTCTTCCGCGCTGGCATCCAGGCCGTCGAGAAGGGCCAGATCGAAGCCGCGAAGGCGCTGGGGCTGACGCGGGTGCAGCGCTTCCGGCTGATCGTGTTCCCGCAGGCGATCCGCACCATCCTGCCGCCGCTCGGCAATGATTTCGTCGCCATGGTCAAGGATTCCTCGCTGGTCTCGGTGCTGGGCGTCGCCGACATCACGCAGATGGGCAAGGTCTATGCCGCCGGTTCCTTTCGTTTCTTCGAGACCTATTCGATTGTCGCCTATGTCTATCTTGTGCTGACGGTCAGCCTGTCGCTCGCGCTCAGGGCGTTGGAACAGCGGCTGCGCAACCCGCATCAGGAATAGTTTTTGGGCGAAGACGGCGCTACCATCGAGCGGCGTGTTGAAACGAGGAGCGCCCGATGATCGTCGACAAGGCCAATGCGGCGCTGGATTCGGTCTACATCGCCAACACGCCGGAAGCCCTCGCCGAGGCCTATGCCGAATGGGCCGCGACCTATGACAGCGAAACCGCATCGCTCGGCTATCTGCTGCCGTTCCTGATCACCGCCTGGGTGGCGCGCCATGTCCCATCGGGCGAGGGGCCTTTGCTCGACGCGGGCTGCGGTACCGGCCTGTCGGGGCCTTCGCTGAAGGCGCTCGGCTATGTCGACATCGCCGGGCTCGATCTGTCGCAGGACATGCTGAAGATCGCCGGCAGCCGCAATGCCTATGGCGAGTTGAAAGAGGCGATGCTTGGTGGTCCGCTGCCCTGGCCGGACGGTCATTTCCGTGCGTTCTTCTCGACCGGCGTGTTCACCATCAGCCATGCGCCGGCTTCAGGTCTGCACGAGCTGGTCCGGATCACCAGGAAGGGCGGCCACGCCATTTTCACCGTGCGCGACCAGGTGTTCGAAAGCGGCGGGTTCCAGGCTGTGTTCGACGAGCTGAAGCAAGCGGGGAAATGGCGCGCGGTCGAAGAAAGCCCATGGTTTCGCTGCTACGCGATCGCCGAGCCTGACGCGCTGGTCAAAACCTTCGTCTTCGAAGTTCTTTAACCGGCTATCAGTGCGCGGTGCCAGCGGCCGGCCGTCTGGCCAGGCGTTCGGCAAGGGCCGGCTTGTCGGCCAGGAACCACAGCTGCTCGCCCCGGTTGGCCTCACGGGCAAAGTCGGCGAATGCAGTGCTGCGGCTGGCGGGTTCCGAGACATCGCCAATGATCGCCAGCTTGACACCGTAGTTGACGCATTTCTGCGCCCATTCCCCTGCGACACCGGTCTTCAGCTGAAAAAAATCCTGCGGCAAAGCGCTGACCGATATCATGACCCAATCGACATCGTACCCCGATGTATCGCCGATGAGGTCGAGGACCCTGGGTGCCCGATTGCCGTCGGCCTGCCATTCGAGGACGCGATGGCCGTGCATGTCGTGAAGCGTATTCATCACCAGTTCCTCTTGGGACGCGCGCTTTGATATGGTTCGGCGAGCTTGTCAACGCCAGCTACGACATCGAGCCACGCCGCAATTGCCGAAATCGGCAAAGATTGATAAGAGCAGGCCCATGGAAGAGCTTTTTGGCGATCCGGCCTACAAGGGTTTCGTGCTGCAGGACAGAAAACGCCTGCCGTCACGCTTCTCCGCGCGTGTGTCCGGGGCGCTTACCAGCCGACTTCGCTGACCCCTGCCGGTCGGCCGCGGGCTTGCGGCATCTGCTTCTTCCCCATTCCAAATCGACGGATTTACGCACATGAGCGCACCGCGCACCCTCTACGACAAGATTTTCGACGACCATATCGTCGACCGCCAGGACGATGGCACCTGCCTGCTCTACATCGACCGCCACCTCGTCCATGAAGTGACCAGCCCGCAGGCCTTCGAAGGCCTGCGCATGACCGGCCGCAAGGTCCGGCATCCGGAAAAGACGCTGGCCGTGGTCGATCACAATGTCTCGACCTCGCCCGAGCGCAAGTTCGGCATCAAGAACGAGGAAAGCCGCATCCAGGTCGAGGCGCTGGCCAAGAACGCCAAGGATTTCGGCGTCGAATATTATTCCGAGAATGATATCCGCCAGGGCATCGTCCACATCATCGGCCCGGAGCAGGGTTTCACGCTGCCGGGCATGACGATCGTTTGCGGCGACAGCCACACCTCGACGCATGGCGCTTTCGGCGCTTTGGCGCATGGCATCGGCACGTCGGAAGTCGAGCATGTGCTGGCGACGCAGACGCTGATCCAGCGCAAGGCCAAGAACATGCTGGTGCGTGTCGACGGTGTGCTGCCGGCAGGCGTCACCGCCAAGGACATCATCCTGGCAATCATCGGCGAGATCGGCACCGCCGGCGGCACCGGCTATGTCATCGAATATGCCGGCGAAGCGATCCGCGCTTTGTCGATGGAAGGCCGCATGACCATCTGCAACATGTCGATCGAGGGTGGCGCGCGTGCCGGCCTGATCGCGGCCGACGAAATCACCTTCGCCTATGTGAAGGACAAGCCGCGCGCGCCGAAGGGCGCGGCATGGGATGCGGCGCTCGAATACTGGCAGACGCTGCAGTCGGACGAAGGCGCGCATTTCGACAAGGTCATCGTGCTCGATGCGGCCAAACTGCCGCCGATCGTCTCCTGGGGCTCGTCGCCCGAGGATGTCGTGTCGGTGCAAGGCATCGTGCCGAACCCCGACGACATCACTGACGAGAACAAGCGCACCTCGAAGCACCGGGCGCTCGACTACATGGGCCTGAAGCCGGGAACGAAGATCACCGACATCACGCTTGACCGCGTGTTCATCGGCTCCTGCACCAATGGCCGTATCGAGGATCTGCGCGCCGTGGCCAAGGTGGTCGAAGGCAGGACGGTCAACCCGAATGTCAATGCGATGATCGTACCGGGTTCCGGCCTGGTCAAGGAACAGGCGGAAGCCGAGGGCCTCGACAAGATCTTTCTCGCCGCCGGTTTCGACTGGCGCGAGCCGGGCTGCTCGATGTGCCTGGCCATGAATGACGACCGGCTGAAGCCACATGAGCGCTGCGCCTCGACCTCGAACCGCAATTTCGAGGGCCGGCAAGGCTTCAAGGGCCGCACCCATCTGGTGTCGCCGGCAATGGCGGCGGCAGCGGCGATCGCCGGTCACTTCGTCGACATCCGCGACTGGAAATAAATTCCGGAAAGTTCCGGTTTTCATTCGAGTGCATGCCAAACCCGGACCGCTTGGCGGTTCGGGTTTTTCTTTCAGCCGCCATCTCTGTAATCTCGCGTCAGCAATCTCGCGAAAAATCGGGACCAGGCCTCTTTCGACGAGATTTCCGCCGCATATTCGCTTTCGCTTAACCGCTTGTTTGGGCTTGCGGGGCTAAGCTCTTCCCCGACGTAAGTAAGGGGAAGTCACGGTCCTTTGGACATTGGTCTGTTCATAGCGCTGCTCAATCCGACGATCGCGCTCGCGCTCGGCGCGGCCTTTCTCGTGCTTTGGTCGTATCAGCGCCACCGGCCCTATCTGGCTGTGCTTGGCGCAAGCTACGCAGCCTCGGCCGTGGGTTTCCTGTTGCAATATTTCACGTTGCCGGTGGGCATGGTGATGACCAAGCTGGTGTCCAATCTGTTCTTCACCTTCGCCGGGTGCTGTCTTTCCGGAGCGGTCGTGGCGCGCTATGGCCGCAAGGTTCCCTATGTCGGCATCGCCATCCTGGCGGCCGGTGGCCTTGGCTCATTCTGCTGGTTCATGTTCGTCGAGCCAGATCTGACCTGGCGAATCTATGCGATGAATTTCGCTTTCGGCGGCATCAGCCTGCTGGTGGCGGCCGAACTGCGCACGGTGCGCAACAATGGCCCGACCGAAATGATCCTGTTCGTGCTGTCGTTGATCTCAGGGGTCAACTTCTTCATACGGACTACCATCATCGTCACCATGCACGGGCCGTTCACGAACTATGACGGGTTTTATGGCTCGTCCTACTGGACGACGGCGCTGCTGTCGCACGCGCTGTTGTCCTTGCTCATCGCGCTCTGCCTGTTCACCGCCGCGGCACTCGACGTGATGAAGGCGCTGAAGACCGAGACCTATACCGATCCTTTGTCGGGCCTGCTCAACAGGCGCGGCTTCGAGGAACGTGCGGTATCTCTCCTGCATCGTTGCGCCACGGCCAAGTTCCCGGTCGCATTGGTGCTGGCCGATCTAGATCATTTCAAGGCTCTGAACGACGTGCATGGCCATGCGGCGGGCGATCGGGTGATTGCCGATTTCGCCACCAAGCTTCGATCCGCCTGCGGCGTGCGCGGTGTGGCCGGGCGAATCGGTGGCGAGGAATTCGCCGCATTGCTGCCGCTCAGCGATCTCGCCTCGGCACGGCTGCTGGCCGAAGCGGTGCGCACGCTCTATTCAGCCGGCAGCGTCGATGGGCTGCCGCCGGGCACCAAGGTTACCGCGAGCTTCGGCGTGGCGGCGCGCACCGGCGATGAAGGGCTGGAGCCACTGATGCGCCGCGCCGACGAGGCGCTGTACAAGGCCAAGAAGAATGGCCGCGACAGTGTCCGCCTGTCCTACGAGCGGCCGGAAGCGATGTTCGTTCATGAACCATCCAAGACCGGCTGACCTCTTGCGGCAGGCCCGCTGTTAACGTCTTTTTCGCCCGTCGATGTTTTGGTATCGCCCAGGAGTGCGAAACCAGATGGGCAGCGCGAACTTCATCCTGTTGATCAACCTGTCGGTTGCCGGGCTGCTGGCCGCGGCCTTCCTGACGATTGCCGTCTATAATGTCGGCCGCGCCTCGGCGCGCTGGCTGGCTTTTGGCTATCTCCTCGGCATGGTCTATTGCGCCATCGAGTTCAGCATCCCGGCCTTCGACAATGCCCGGCCCATGGTCGTCGCGGCCTTTGCCGTCTTTCTCGGCGCGACAGTCGCTTTCAACGCTGGTGTTGCGCATAAATACGCCGTCGCGCCGCCCTGGCCGGCGATGCTGTTCTTTCTGTTCGCCGCCACGGTCGCGGTTTACGTCGTGCAGGATCTGCCGCGCCAGTCGCTCGCACGCATGATGGTCTACCAGCTGCCCTATGCGGTCATGCAGTTTGTCGGCCTTGGCATCGTCTGGTCGTCACGGCAGAAACGCGATCGGCTCGATCACGCCTTGATGGCGGTTCTGGCCGCCAGCGGTCTGCAGTTCGCCTCAAAGCCGTTTATCGCGCATGCGCTGGGCGGCTGGGGCGCCAATCCTCAGGCCTATATGCAGAGCAGCTATGCGCAGGTATCGCAATCGCTGGGCACGGTCTTCGGCCTGGCTCTGGCGTTGCTGATCCTTGCCATCCTGGTGCGCGATGTGCTGGCCGAAGTGACATTGAAGTCGGAAATGGACACACTGTCACGGCTGCTCAACCGGGGCGGGTTCGTTCGTCATGCGGAGATCGCGCTGGTCGGCGCGGTGCGCCAGGGTGTTCCGGTTGCGCTTGTCATCGCTGATCTCGACCATTTCAAGACCGTCAATGATAGTTTCGGGCACGCTTCAGGAGACCGGGTTATCGAGGTCTTCGCAGGGTTCCTGCGCGAGGCCGCGGCCGACCACCATGTCGCCGGCCGCATCGGTGGCGAGGAATTCGCCATCATCCTGCCGGGGACGAACCTTACCGCCGCCAGGCTTTTTGCCGAAGGCACGCGCAGCGCCTTTGGCGCGCTGCCCATCGAAGGGCTGCCGCGCGACAGCCGCTGCACGGCGAGTTTCGGCGTTGCCGAGTTGCAGCAGGGAGAAAGCTTCGCCAACCTGATGCGGCGGGCGGACGAGGCGCTCTACCAGGCCAAGAATGGTGGACGCGACTGCGTGCGGATCTCGACCAGGCAGGCCGGCGCTCGGCAGCAGCCGTCGGCGCCGGGCAAACCCCAGGATCTCAACGGCAGGGACTGAGTTCAGGCATCTCGCCGTCGGACAGCCCGTACATATAGCTGCGGCCTTTCACGAAAACCGGCGGCCGGTAGCAATCGCTGTAGCCGGTCAGATCGTCCGATTCGTGCTCGTAGATGACCTTTGGCTGACCAGCACTTGTGTAGGCGGACAGTTCCTTGGCCAGCTTGCCTTCGCCGACGAGGATGCGCTTGTAGCCGGCGGCGCTTTCGATGACGAGATTGCCGAAGGAATCGGCGTAGACGCGGTCCTGATGACGGGCTCCGGCCAGTGCCGGTGCGGCAAAGCCGATGGCTGCCGCTGCCAAGATGATCGCTGAAAGGCGCGATCGGCCTGAATTCGAACGCATGGCGTCCTCTCCGTGGTTGGAGGAAAGCCTCCTCGAATCAGAAATTAACCTTTTCTTAACCTTTGTTAAGAGGCTGGCGCGTTGCGCGGCGATGTCTCGTCAAACATGGTTAATTTCCGACTGGAGGGAAAACCCGATGGCCATCATTCGGCCATGCTTGCCCGCTCCATCGCAGCCGGCGCCGAGTGGATCCAAAGGTGACGTCGGAGCAACCTTGATCTTGGCGCGGTATCGCGGCTAGTTTGCCGCACGGGAGGACAGCATATGGCGTTAGGCCGGACGGTTTGGGTGTCCGTTTTCCCGTTGATGACTATCGTTGCTGCCTGTGTGCCGCAGGATGGCGCGCCGAAGGCGGCCAATCCCGCTTCGCCTGCTCCCGCTCAGCAGTCCAGCGCGACCGTGGCGCCCTCGGCATCCGCGCCTTCAGCACCGGCAACCAAGATTACCACCGACCTCACCGCGCCGCGATCCACTGTGGGTAAAGCCACCTATGGCTGCGGCAATGGCAGCGCGATCACCATTCAGAATCTCGGCTCGTCGTTGCGCGTGATCGAGCCGGATGGCGCGACCGAGGAGTTCGTGGCGTCGCCCGCCAACCAGTCCAGCCGCTACCAGGAAGCCGCCACGCATAACGCAATCGTGATCGACGGGCGTGAGGCGCTGGTGATGAAGAGGGGCTCGACGCCGCAGACCTGCAAGCGATAGTGCGAATCTCAATACAGCCGGGCTCTGGACAAGACATGCTGCACTGCAGCGATATAGAGCCGGCCTCGGCCGCCAGCCCCTAATCGATTGAAGCCCGAGCCTGTCTTTTTGTCAGACTAAATGACGTTTCCAAAACGATTTTCTGGCTTTGACGCGGTGCAAAAAGAGCATTAGAAACCGGCTGTCCGAAGTCGCAACCGGAAGCGGTAACGCCGCATTTCCACCTGAGGCTGACGCCGAACTGGGGGAGCCATGAGCAAATCACCAGCCACCCGCGCCAATGCCAGACGTGAACGGCCGCTTTCGCCGCATCTCACGATCTACCGGCCGCCGATCACCATGACGATGTCGATCATCCATCGCATCACGGGTGGTGCACTCTATTTCGGCACGCTGCTGGTCGCCGTCTGGCTGATGGCGGCGGCAAGCTCGCAATCGACTTTCGATCTCGTCAACTGGGCCTTCGGCACTTGGCTCGGCCGGCTCATCCTGTTCGGCTACACCTGGGCGCTGATGCATCACATGCTGGGCGGCGTCCGGCATCTGATCTGGGACACCGGCGCCGGTCTTGAAAAGCACACGGCCTCGAAGATCGCCTGGGCTTCGCTGGCCGGCTCGATCCTTCTGACCGTGCTGATCTGGGTCGCCGGCTATATGGCGCGGGGAGCCTGATGATGAGCGGCAACAAGAACGACATGCGCACGCCGCTGGCGAAAGTCCGCGGCCTCGGCTCGGCCCGCGAGGGTACGCAGCATTTCTGGCGCCAGCGCCTGACGGCGCTCGCCAACATTCCGCTTCTTCTCTTCTTCGTCGGTTTCCTCGTTGCGCTCAATGGCGCGGGCTATGCCGAGGTGCGGGCAGCACTCGCCAATCCGTTCGTGGCCCTGGTGATGGCCCTGGTGCTGATCTCCGGGCTCACCCATATGCGGCTTGGCATGCAGGTGATCATCGAGGACTACGTGACGAGTGAAGGCCTGAAGCTGGCGACAATCGCGCTCAACACATTCTTTTGCATAGCGGTCGGCGTTGCGTCGCTCTTCGCCCTGCTCAAACTGGCATTCGGAGGCTGACCTCTTGGCCAAGGACACAAAGACCTCCAATTCGGCCGGCTATACCTATGTCGACCACAAATTCGATGTCGTGGTCGTCGGCGCCGGCGGCGCTGGCCTGCGCGCCACGCTCGGCATGGCCGAACAGGGGCTGCGCACCGCCTGCATCACCAAGGTGTTCCCGACCCGCTCGCACACGGTGGCGGCGCAAGGCGGCATTGCCGCGTCGCTGTCCAACATGGGCCCCGATTCCTGGCAGTGGCACATGTACGACACCGTCAAGGGGTCGGACTGGCTGGGCGATGTCGACGCCATGGAATACCTGGTGCGCGAAGCGCCAGCCGCCGTCTACGAACTCGAGCACTACGGCGTGCCGTTCTCGCGTACAGAAGAGGGCAAGATCTACCAGCGGCCGTTCGGCGGACACATGATGAACTACGGCGATGGTCCGCCCGTGCAGCGCACCTGCGCCGCCGCCGACCGCACCGGCCACGCCATCCTGCACACGCTCTACGGCCAATCACTGAAGAACAACGCGCAGTTCTTCATCGAGTATTTCGCGCTCGACCTGATCATGGAACCGGACGGCACCTGCACCGGCGTCGTTGCCTGGAACCTCGATGACGGCACCATCCACCGCTTCTCGGCCAAGATGGTGGTGCTGGCGACCGGCGGTTATGGCCGCGCCTATTTCTCGGCGACCTCGGCGCATACCTGCACCGGCGACGGTGGCGGCATGGCAGCGCGCGCCGGGTTCCCGCTGCAGGACATGGAGTTCGTTCAGTTCCACCCGACCGGCATCTATGGCGCCGGCTGCCTGATCACCGAGGGCGCGCGCGGCGAGGGCGGCTATCTCGTCAACTCCGAGGGCGAGCGCTTCATGGAGCGCTACGCGCCGTCGGCCAAGGATCTCGCCTCGCGCGACGTCGTCTCGCGCTGCATGACGCTGGAAATCCGCGAAGGCCGCGGCGTCGGCAAGAACAAGGACCACATCTTCCTGCACCTCGACCATCTCGATCCGGCGGTGCTGCATGAGCGGCTGCCCGGCATTTCGGAATCGGCGAAGATCTTCGCTGGCGTCGACCTGACCAAGGACCCGATCCCGGTGCTGCCGACCGTGCATTACAACATGGGCGGCGTGCCGACCAACTACTGGGGCGAGGTGCTGAACCCGACCACGAGGAGCCCGGACAAGGTGTCGCCCGGGCTGATGGCGGTGGGCGAAGCCGGATGCGCTTCGGTACACGGCGCCAATCGGCTGGGCTCCAACTCGCTGATCGACCTTGTGGTGTTCGGCCGCGCGGCGGCGATCCGGGCAGGCCAGGTTATCGACCGCAAGGCCTCGATCCCGGCGCCCAACGAAGCCTCGGTCGAAAAGATCATGGATCGCTTCGACCGGCTGCGCCACGCCAACGGCTCGACGCCGACGGCGGTGTTGCGTGAGAAGATGCAGAAGGCGATGCAGGAAGACGCGGCCGTGTTCCGCACACAGGAGTCGCTTGAAAACGGCTGCAAACGCATTTCGCAGATCTGGACCGAGCTCAAGGACGTGAAAGTGTTCGACCGCTCGATGATCTGGAACTCGGATCTGGTCGAGACGCTGGAGCTGGAAAACCTGATGGCCAACGCCATCACCACTGTCTATGGCGCCGAGGCGCGCAAGGAGAGCCGGGGCGCGCATGCGCGGGAAGACTTCGCCGCCCGCGACGACAAGGTCTGGCGCAAGCATACGCTGGCGCGGCTCAGCGAAGATGGCAAGGTGACGCTCAGCTATCGCCCGGTGCACACCGAGCCGCAGCTGAAGGAAGAAGACGGCGGCATCAGCCTGGCCAAGATAGCGCCGAAAGCGCGGGTGTATTGACCATGGCACCGGCGGCAGCGGGATATTCCGGCACGCCCCTTCCGGCCAAGCTCGGCCTGAAGGACGGCATGGTCGCTGCCTTCATCGCCTTGCCGGCGGAGCTCGATGATCTCGCTGACGCGGTCGACTTCGCCAGTCTCGATCGGCTCGCCGACTGGTCTGGGATTTCGGGCGTGCGCCAGAAATATGATGCGGTCCATGCCTTCACCCGGCAGCGCGCCGAGATCGAGGATCGTCTCGGCGATGTCGAGACGGCGATCAAGCGGGACGGCATGGTCTGGGTGTCGTGGCCGAAGAAAGCATCGAAAGTGCCGACAGATGTCACCGAACATATCGTGCGCACAGAAGCGCTTAAACTCGACCTTGTCGACGTCAAGGTCGCCGCCGTGAATGAGATCTGGTCTGGGCTGAAGCTCGTCATCCGAAAGGACCTGAGGTAATGGTCGAACTGACGCTCCCCAAGAATTCGCAGATCAAGGCAGGCAAGACCTGGCCGAAGCCGGATGGCGCCACCAATCTGCGGGAATACCGCATCTACCGCTGGTCGCCGGACGATGACGAGAACCCGAGCATCGACACCTATTTCGTCGACATGGACGATTGCGGCCCGATGGTGCTCGACGCGCTGCTCTACATCAAGAACAAGATCGACCCGACGCTGACCTTGCGCCGCTCCTGCCGTGAAGGCATCTGCGGCTCCTGCGCCATGAACATCGACGGTTCCAACACGCTGGCCTGCACCAAGGGCTGCGACGACATTTCCGGCGCGGTAAAAGTCTATCCGCTGCCGCATATGCAGGTGGTCAAGGACCTGGTGCCCGACCTCACCAATTTCTACGCCCAGCATGCTTCGATCGAGCCATGGCTGAAGACGGTGTCACCGACGCCTGCCAAGGAATGGCTACAGAGCCACGAGGACCGCGAAAAGCTCGACGGGCTCTACGAGTGCATCCTGTGCGCCTGCTGCTCGACCTCGTGCCCGAGCTACTGGTGGAATGGCGACCGCTATCTCGGCCCGGCAACGCTCCTGCAGGCCTATCGCTGGTTGATCGACAGCCGCGATGAGGCCAAGGGCGAACGGCTCGACAATCTCGAGGATCCGTTCCGGCTCTATCGCTGCCACACCATCATGAACTGCGCGCAAACCTGCCCCAAGGGCCTCAACCCGGCCAAGGCGATCGCGGAGATCAAGAAGATGATGGTGGAGCGCAGGGTCTGACCCAACTCGACTTCATATGTAGCGATCCTTCGCGCCCTCCAGCCCCGAAAGGATAGCCAATCCATGAGCGACGACCTTCCCATCCTGTCCCCTGCCGAAGCCCGGGTGCTCGGCTGCCTGATCGAGAAGAAGGAGCTGACGCCCGACGTCTATCCGCTGTCGCTCAACGCAGCACTTGCCGCCGCCAACCAGAAGACGGCGCGCGAGCCGGTGATGGCACTGGAGCAGGTGGAGGTGCACCGGGCGTTGAAGCTGCTTGAGCAGAAGGGGCTGGTGCGGCAGATGTTCGGCTCGCGTGTCGAGCGCTACGAGCATCAGATGGCGCAGCGCTTCTCGCTGACCACGCCGCAGACCGCCCTGCTCGGCCTGCTTCTGCTGCGCGGGCCGCAGACGGCGCATGAGTTGCTGGCGCGGGCTGAGCGCATGGCGCGGTTTTCGTCGATCGAGGATTTGCGAACCGAACTGGACATGCTGATTGGCCGCCGGCCGCCGCTCATTCAGGAAATTCCGCGCGGGCCAGGCCAGCGCGAGGACCGTTACGTGCAGCTTCTCACGGGTCCGGTGGATATCGCCGCCCTTTCGGCGCAGCGGAGTGCGCCGGCCATGCCTGCTTCCGACCTGGAAGCAAGGCTGGAGGCGCTGGAGCAGGAAGTCGCGGCACTACGCGCCCGGCTTGACGCGCTGGGCGCCTAGAGCGGCCCCTGCATCACCCCGGCGCGCGGTCGATAACGCACCGGGGGGCCTTCACAGGGATGTGGCGTCAGGCCAGCTTGGCGTCGAGCGACACATTGATGGCGCCGAGCGCCTTCGAGACCGGGCATCCGGCCTTGGCCTTCTCGGCCAGTTCCTGGAATTTCGCCGCGTCGATGCCCGGCACATTGCCGACCACCGTCAGCGCGCTGCCGGTGATGCCGGTGCCGGGAACCAGCGTCACCACGGCCTTGGCGTTGAGTTCAGCCGCGGGCGTGCCGTTCTCGGCGAGGAAATGCGAAAACTGCATGGCAAAGCAACCGGCATGGGCGGCGGCAATCAGCTCTTCCGGGTTGGTGCCGGATTTGCCGCTCTCGTCCTCGAAGCGCGCCTTGAACGAATAGGGCGTGCCTTTCAGCGTGCCGCTCTGGGTGTCGAGCGTGCCCTTGCCCTCTTTCAGATCGCCTTTCCAGACGGCGTTTGCGGTGCGGTCC contains the following coding sequences:
- a CDS encoding DUF3052 family protein, producing the protein MAPAAAGYSGTPLPAKLGLKDGMVAAFIALPAELDDLADAVDFASLDRLADWSGISGVRQKYDAVHAFTRQRAEIEDRLGDVETAIKRDGMVWVSWPKKASKVPTDVTEHIVRTEALKLDLVDVKVAAVNEIWSGLKLVIRKDLR
- a CDS encoding succinate dehydrogenase iron-sulfur subunit, translated to MVELTLPKNSQIKAGKTWPKPDGATNLREYRIYRWSPDDDENPSIDTYFVDMDDCGPMVLDALLYIKNKIDPTLTLRRSCREGICGSCAMNIDGSNTLACTKGCDDISGAVKVYPLPHMQVVKDLVPDLTNFYAQHASIEPWLKTVSPTPAKEWLQSHEDREKLDGLYECILCACCSTSCPSYWWNGDRYLGPATLLQAYRWLIDSRDEAKGERLDNLEDPFRLYRCHTIMNCAQTCPKGLNPAKAIAEIKKMMVERRV
- a CDS encoding YceH family protein, whose protein sequence is MSDDLPILSPAEARVLGCLIEKKELTPDVYPLSLNAALAAANQKTAREPVMALEQVEVHRALKLLEQKGLVRQMFGSRVERYEHQMAQRFSLTTPQTALLGLLLLRGPQTAHELLARAERMARFSSIEDLRTELDMLIGRRPPLIQEIPRGPGQREDRYVQLLTGPVDIAALSAQRSAPAMPASDLEARLEALEQEVAALRARLDALGA
- a CDS encoding OsmC family protein produces the protein MDRTANAVWKGDLKEGKGTLDTQSGTLKGTPYSFKARFEDESGKSGTNPEELIAAAHAGCFAMQFSHFLAENGTPAAELNAKAVVTLVPGTGITGSALTVVGNVPGIDAAKFQELAEKAKAGCPVSKALGAINVSLDAKLA